The nucleotide window GCACATTCTTTGAAATGTGAGGGTATAAGTAATGGAGAATGGGGACATGCTGGGTCCATTAATGAGGTAAAGGAAAAGGAGTGTGTACTGGCAACAATCACGGAAAGGTACACCTTTTTGAACTATTGTACCGCACCAACAAAACCAGGGACATAGTTTTGGCTATTCCCAACAAAACTAAAGGATTTTCATGTTAAAGCCACAGTGAAGTTAGGTCATGACAACCCAATATGAATCATTCTTTGTGGGTCATCAATCATGTTTTCCAATTGCTTTTGCTTTCTCTCGTATCTTCAAAACTCATGACCATGGAGCGGACAACATTCTCCACTTGGTCAAATTAATGCACTATTTCTACACCTTTAAAACCTCTTTTTCATACCACTTAGTCTCTTGataaattttccatttttcttaggCTGCTTTCAAACAACTGCCTTCACACGAAAATTAATTTGGAAGTGCACCTTACTGTGCAAGTGCAACTAAATTTCAGTTGTTTGCATCACCAACAGAGTAAGTCTCTTCCAGTTCTGTGGAGGCGCATGCTTTCTTGAATCACTGACATTCACCAAAATGATTATGTGGGCACGTATCAGAAATATACTGGCATCAAATCAATATATGGTCATGTTCAAAGAGAAAATTGTCAAGGAAAATAAACCACTACTTCAAATCCTCTCACCAAAAGAACGACATATGATCTTTATAAATAGAAGGTGCAAATCTCAGTGCCTTTTGATTTGAAGGATATATGTTCTTCATGCCTTTGACCAGTTTTTCATTCTTGGGACATAGGTTCACCATACAGAGAAATGCCTCAGAAAATTAGGTTGTACGTTCCTATCAAGAGCTTGATTTTTCAAGAATTTTACCAACCAATACGTGtgatattttttcattctttttatatagCGTTGTTCACAGAAAGTCctgaacaaaaattaaaatagatccCAGGTCTTCTCTTTTTTAATCGAAGAAAAGTGCTATACTCTGTCTTATCTGAAACCTCCAcattataaaaaggaaaagctTTACCAAATAAAACTCTtgctaaaattaaaatcattaattcaATCTCAAAAAACAAATTGCTACTTTCTTTTGCATGTCAAAAtcaagaagaggaggaagagccATCCAAATTGGATTTTGTTTCCAATCAATACCAACATCTACAAACTTCTTAACAGTTACAAAGAGATGGACTAGATCAAATGAAAAGGCCCTCAATATTATCCGAATTAACCTGCAACCCTATCCATCCCCTTATTCTTTTTTCCTATTTTGATTTCTTACAATCTTTATCAGGGTGAACAATGAATATACATTGGCACAACAAATGGTGGCAACTAGCAAGCACAAGCAGCCAAGTTTTCGGAACCCAGGTTGTCTGTGTATTTTTACATTGCGAAACCTTGACCCTTTTGACAACCTGGGAGGTTgctaattataaatataaagggATCGGTAGCTGCGGCGGTTTGGGCAGCCGCTTCTGCTTCTCCAATTCCACTGTGACAACAACATTGTCTGGCCTTGAAGGCTGGCACGGACACGGCATGGCTATGAACTTGGGCACATCATCCCCCGGCATCAACACTGGCAAGCTCGGTCCCCTGTTCTGCCGCAATTCCTAACGAAAACAAAAACtgtcagtaaaaaaaaaatatatatatatactttggtAAAGAAAAGGAATTTGGTAAGAGGATATATAGATAGGTACCGTGGAGTGTTTAGATTTGGTGGGATCGGAGGAATGCATTTGGGGATCGGAATGAGAGAAAGATTGACGAAGGGAACGGATCTTGTCCCAGTGGTAGCAGCAAGAGAGGACGCCACTGAGGGTGAAGATGATGATCAAGAGAAGGGCAGTGCCCAAGGGGAAGCCAAGGGACGGTCGAGATGCGTCGACATGCGGCGGCGGGCTTTCCATCATGCGGTGATGATGTGGTTCCCACTCTCATGTGCGTGAggaagaaatggaagagaagagaagaagagggtTGAGTGAGGTGAAAGTGAAGAGGGTGGCAGTATATAAAGAGGAAGAATGGAAAGGAGGCAAATTGAAGTTGGTAACTCAGGAGTGAAGTCACCTTCAGTCTTGCCCACAGTACGGAATGATTGTGGGGACCACTTTTGTTGGTCTTTTATTTAGGTTCTTGTTCGGTGGTTGTTACAAAAACATTACGCGTTTCAGTGAAGTGAGCCGCGACGCCCCGATAATgtactgtattttttttttttttcttttcttattcccAATTTCCTTTCTCAAGACAAATGATATATTCGtcttaaaactaataaaattatataagcttccaaattaacaattttatataaattaagcTATTAACATATATGTTATCAATGTCTAAATAAAGTTGAGATAAAGTTAGGGTGCTTGTTTTTATTTGCATTAAATGGAAGTTTAACATTTTCAATACATAAATGTAAGCAATGAGAGTGTTTTGTTGATATTGAATGAGTTATAGTTGAATGGTTATACCTAGATACAcacttgtttcttttttttttttttttcctttttcgtGTTGTTGACAACAATTTGTATAGggttgattttaattaaatgaaaacgaGAACTttactaaaagaaaatacattccCTACTTTATATTATGCatgcaataaatatttaatttcctaaaataaaacctagtgtttatattaaaaatgttatgcTTTAAATGTGTCATATTAAATCCGAAGATAACATTTGtattctaatttataattaaattggtTACCTTTACCAGTGCACTTGTTTGTGTGCCGTTTTAAGTTTATACCAAAAtcacttataaatataataataaactaatattttaatttttgcattgTAAGAAAtacatgtttatatataattaaactttagaatgatatatatttttaaacatataaattgtattatgattaaatatacATACTATATTTAAGATTTATGATAAATAAGTTAGAATATGATATATTGTTATGgtaaatattcataatttattttaataaatatttaaatttaagttagaagtaaaaatattaaaagtgataGATGAAGAGATAAGAAATTAAGTTAATTCGTATAATTGTTTCTCTTATTTAGTAATTACTTGTTGAATCATTAAGCATATATTAAGGTATAAAAGATACATAAGATACATTACAtatacacattaattaaaagCGTATTcggattttaaatttatatattcgAAACTAATTTTGGGTAGTCAATTACAACTTGTTAAAAAAGgtataagataatataatatgagCATATTAGGAAAGTAAAGTCCActttataagagaaaaaaatatttaaatgaaagtaAATATGTGAGGGGGTGAAGGTGTGAGGAAGATCATAGTCTTACACATCTATTTCAGGGGTTCCTGCATGTCATTCATCTATATcctaatataattatatattaacattaGAATGCAAATGGATAggaaatgaataatttataaacacGATAATcattaaaacttaatttgttAAGATCAGATTGAATATGTATGATATATATCAACTCTAGTTTTTTGTTCGGGATTCATAAGTATATGTGTCCGATATATTCTAGCCTCCTCTAATTAGCAACACAATTAGGGTAGAAAAGACGTTAATCGTGATCAgttaatagttaaaatatatgcatgtgcctactataaatattttttataataatttttaaaactatcttCCCAAACAAATTTGCATTATGTATAAAACGATACGATAAGAAGACATCAACACTTATCTTTccttgaatgaaaattatacattaattttttacttaatgAGTAGTGTCCATGCATGGACGGTTGGACACATTAAATATAGTGAATACATAGATTAGATTGAATATTGgcagtaaaaataatttaagatattGATTTCAATTTGTATCCATAGCGAGttggaaaaatggaaaatattgACTACATTCATTTGGaataatgaatattaaaagtaagaataatatatatgtttgacTATTTTAGATTATGGAAATTATAGTAAGGAGTAATGCTTGACGTGGAGAGCAGGTGATAAACATTGTGGAGTAAGATGGATAGCTCCATAAGTGGAGGAGGGGAAATAGTATAGAATGCGATTATTTATTGAAGATGGAATactgaaagaaaagatttgaccaaaataataaaaaagaaagatgacAGGCAAGAAAATGGTGGAAACATGAAGGTAATATATGCGGCTATTCGAATGCATGAAAGGCTGCGTGCTTGTGGCCATAAATGGCTTCCACCATTTGTGTCTGTGCCCTATCCCCTTCCCTACTATTTCTCCTTTCTTTTATCTGCTGCATGCcctttaacttttataatttatactcattttctaaatatataaagttacttaatttctctttttattagatttttaaattatgggTTGCCACCTATTTATTTGCTCCATTTTTCAagattgttataatatttacatgtgattttttattttttttttgtttttagccTTCACATGTGATGCTTTTTTGTTATTAGCGTTTACATATGATTTTGTGTAGTTAGTGTGTAAAAAATACAGTCAATGACACGTATCTTTCTTCATAGATAAACTGACACGTATGTTTGCACTCTTGATTCTCAACAGAGAACATTATCACTACAGTAATAGATTGATAGGTAACTATCCTAACTAATAATTGAAAGGAAAACGTCAAGACTCttattgggaaagattcaaacaCCCACTAAATAAGGTGAACATTTCTTCTTTATATCTCAATATTCATGTTTAATTACATCTTCTCACCTTAATATTGATTTCAGAATGATGTAATTAAACTCATGATAATGTGATctcaatatatttaattaagttttcttttaccTCTTTGACTCAAGCTTAAGAAGATTTATTTGTCCTCATAATTTTGAGGTCCTTCATAGTTTAATCTTCTTATGTTCTTCTTAGTCACCATTTAATTTAccattttattaacaaatataaaacatatatccaGACAAATATCACCGATACCTCTGATGTCTTAGTTAgaatgttgaaaataaaaataaatatttttgagaaGACATTTGTGAGAAGTTAGTTTGTGAAGTGAGTAGATAAAGCTAACGTGGAAAGGTAATATGAACTTGTAATGTTAGGTGTTAAAAGATTGCCTATGGTGTGTACACAAATTGATGACGAGGACTTTGCTAACCTTCCGAATGCCAAAGTTGAAGGTTACCAATTTGGATTTTGccaaatttcttattatgcTTTTAGAATTTCTCACAAATGAAAGTGAAAAAACTTTCATATTAGGCGACAATTTGTCGTTTTGTCGTATGGAACAAAATATCATGCCAATACTAAAATGTGATATGATAAAATGATTATCAAACATTTTAACTAGTGAAACaacttaattgaaaacaaaattaaaagtagacaataatataatttattaaaaatattttttaaaagctgAAAGAGAAAATGCTAtcacttttcttaaaaaaattaccacTAATGAGTAAATCTTCAAAAAACACCTGTTTTTCTAAAAagattaaagtaataaaaaaagtactTTTGATACcttttattagaaaaacattatactttttataacCAAAAGAAGTAAACATCAAAGTATGTTTTTTCTTATGTGGGacttctaattttataaaattcatttgtaTTGTATTCTTCTAtcaaacgaaaaaaaaaaaattaaataatggcGTAAAGGTAGATATGGAgcatttacataaaaaaatgtcttttgaCATTCCTTGCAAGAATTACTATTTCCGAAGattctaatattaatattaatagttaCAAACTAGAATTGCACTTAGCATTTATTAATTACTTCAAATAACATCAACCAATAATTATTATGTTgctcataataataataatgttaaattgTGAGTTAAATTGGTCTCTTGAAGTTTTCaagttctatttttattttgatttcctaattttaaaatcatataatatatatatttctcacTTTATTAACCGCTAGTTGTGATGGTTGATGAAAAATACAACACGAGCAAACTAAATCTTAGTAGACATTAACCCTCTTAAGTTATGCAACCAATCAATGCTAATTTCAATTAATGCTACTGTCTAAGATCAAACAACTTTATAACTGAGTTTTGTTGATATTAATGACAAACAATTtagtcaaatatttttttttctactcttttaaatataattaaatgtcattaaacaAATTAACTTGCTGTGGATGGTAAAAGGAGTCGTGTGAA belongs to Vigna radiata var. radiata cultivar VC1973A unplaced genomic scaffold, Vradiata_ver6 scaffold_270, whole genome shotgun sequence and includes:
- the LOC106754813 gene encoding uncharacterized protein At5g65660 encodes the protein MMESPPPHVDASRPSLGFPLGTALLLIIIFTLSGVLSCCYHWDKIRSLRQSFSHSDPQMHSSDPTKSKHSTELRQNRGPSLPVLMPGDDVPKFIAMPCPCQPSRPDNVVVTVELEKQKRLPKPPQLPIPLYL